A genomic window from Glycine max cultivar Williams 82 chromosome 17, Glycine_max_v4.0, whole genome shotgun sequence includes:
- the LOC100808032 gene encoding probable disease resistance protein At5g66900, whose product MEETAQLVVFPMKSAFGVPETPEFSVGLDVPLSQLKIELLKEGVSIIVLSGFGGLGKTTLATKLCWDEQVMGKFRKNIFFVTFSKTPKLKIIAERLFEHFGFQVPKFQSNEDALSQLGLLLRKFEGIPMLLILDDVWPGSEALVEKFKFHLSDYKILVTSRVAFHRFGIQCVLKPLVYEDAMTLFHHYALLDCNSLNTPDEDVVQKVVKSCKGLPLAIKVIGRSLSHQPFELWQKMVEELSHGHSILDSNSTELLTYLQKILDVLEDNTMIKECFMDLSLFPEDQRISITALIDMWAELYGLDNDGIEAMAIINKLESMNLVNVLIARQNTSDTDNCFYNNHFMVIHDLLRELAIHQSNQEPIEERKRLIIETNENKSEWGLCEKQQGMMTRILSFCFRYCAKQKYQQIPAHTLSISIDETCNSYWSHMQPNQAKVLIFNLRTNQYSLPESMEKMSKLKVLIVTNYNFHLTELTNFELLGTLSNLRRIRLERISVHSFVTLKTLKKLSLYMCNLNHAFQNGIFLISDAFPNLVDLSIDYCKDMVLLPSGVCDITTLKKLSVTNCHKLFALPQEIGKWVNLELLRLSSCTDLEGLPDSIGMLSNLRHLDISNCISLLNLPEDFGNLCNLRNLYMTSCARCELPSSAVNLVNLKVVICDEETAASWEGFESMLPNLQIEVPQVDVNLNWLYSVCS is encoded by the exons atgGAAGAGACCGCACAACTAGTTGTCTTTCCAATGAAGAGTGCATTTGGTGTTCCTGAAACGCCAGAATTCAGTGTTGGATTGGATGTACCATTGAGCCAGTTGAAGATCGAGCTTCTTAAAGAAGGTGTCTCCATTATTGTGTTAAGTGGTTTTGGAGGATTAGGGAAAACCACCTTGGCTACAAAGCTCTGTTGGGATGAACAAGTCATGG GTAAATtcaggaaaaatatattttttgtcaccTTCTCAAAAACGCCCAAGTTGAAGATTATTGCAGAAAGACTATTTGAACATTTTGGATTTCAAGTACCTAAGTTTCAAAGCAATGAAGATGCACTTAGTCAATTGGGGCTTTTGCTAAGGAAATTTGAAGGAATTCCAATGTTGTTGATTTTGGATGATGTTTGGCCTGGCTCAGAAGCCCTTGTAGAGAAATTTAAATTCCATTTATCAGATTACAAAATTCTGGTGACTTCAAGGGTTGCATTTCATAGATTTGGCATCCAATGTGTCTTAAAACCACTTGTTTATGAAGATGCGATGACCCTTTTCCATCACTATGCTTTGCTGGATTGCAACAGTTTAAATACTCCTGACGAAGATGTAGTCCAAAAG GTTGTGAAAAGTTGCAAGGGTTTACCGCTTGCCATTAAAGTGATTGGTAGGTCACTTAGTCATCAGCCTTTTGAGTTGTGGCAAAAGATGGTGGAGGAATTGTCACATGGTCATTCTATACTTGATTCTAACAGTACTGAATTGCTAACCTACCTCCAAAAGATCTTAGATGTTCTAGAAGATAATACAATGATCAAAGAGTGCTTCATGGATCTAAGCTTATTTCCTGAAGATCAAAGAATTTCAATTACTGCTCTCATTGATATGTGGGCAGAATTGTATGGACTTGACAATGACGGCATAGAAGCAATGGCCATCATCAACAAATTAGAGTCCATGAATCTGGTAAATGTCTTAATAGCAAG GCAAAATACAAGTGACACAGACAATTGTTTCTACAATAATCATTTCATGGTGATTCATGATCTTCTAAGAGAGCTAGCAATTCATCAAAGCAACCAGGAACcaattgaagaaagaaaaagactgATTATTGagacaaatgaaaataaaagtgaatGGGGGCTTTGCGAGAAGCAACAAGGCATGATGACCCGTATATTGTCATTTTGTTTTAGATATTGTGCTAAACAGAAATACCAGCAGATCCCTGCTCACACATTGTCCATATCAATTG ATGAAACTTGCAATTCATATTGGTCACACATGCAACCAAATCAAGCTAAGGTTCTGATATTTAATCTTCGAACTAATCAGTACTCTTTACCAGAGTCCATGGAGAAAATGAGCAAACTAAAAGTTTTGATAGTCACAAATTACAATTTCCATCTCACTGAGCTGACAAATTTTGAGCTACTTGGCACTTTATCCAACCTCAGAAGAATTAGATTGGAGAGGATTTCTGTTCATTCATTTGTCACATTGAAGactcttaaaaaattatccctCTACATGTGCAATTTGAATCATGCTTTTCAAAATGGTATCTTCCTAATTTCAGATGCATTTCCAAATCTAGTAGATTTGAGCATTGACTATTGCAAAGATATGGTGTTGTTGCCTAGTGGGGTGTGTGATATTACAACGCTAAAGAAGCTCAGTGTTACTAATTGCCACAAGCTCTTCGCACTTCCCCAAGAAATTGGAAAGTGGGTGAATTTGGAACTCCTAAGGCTCAGTTCTTGTACCGATTTGGAAGGGTTACCAGATTCTATCGGAATGCTTTCAAATCTAAGGCATCTTGACATCTCGAACTGTATAAGCCTTCTTAATTTACCAGAGGACTTTGGTAATTTGTGTAATCTAAGAAATCTGTACATGACAAGTTGTGCAAGGTGTGAATTGCCTTCCTCAGCCGTTAATCTTGTGAATTTAAAGGTGGTGATATGTGATGAAGAGACGGCTGCTTCATGGGAAGGATTCGAATCTATGCTTCCCAATCTGCAGATAGAGGTGCCTCAAGTGGATGTTAACTTAAACTGGCTCTATTCAGTTTGCTCCTAA